Proteins found in one Carassius auratus strain Wakin chromosome 42, ASM336829v1, whole genome shotgun sequence genomic segment:
- the LOC113060733 gene encoding myristoylated alanine-rich C-kinase substrate-like, which yields MGAQISKNGAKDETAAEKPAEAANKSNGQENGHAKTNGNASPSAEAATEDVQANGKHSADEEVKAEEAKAEEGGAENAAPEGQVESSTVGNGEDTAKTEENGSASASSEPVKTKKRFSFKKPFKLSGFSFKKSAKKDAEGGEAAAAAAVENGEPKKDAEPESEEAKPEASSDENKTEAPAEEPKAEEPAENKEEKPSSEVAEEKPAEEKQAEAAPQEPAAAESSDAPATATE from the exons ATGGGAGCGCAAATCTCTAAAAACGGAGCAAAAGACGAGACTGCTGCCGAAAAACCAGCCGAGGCTGCGAATAAATCAAACGGGCAG GAGAATGGCCATGCTAAAACCAATGGGAATGCCTCTCCAAGTGCAGAAGCAGCCACGGAGGATGTACAGGCCAATGGAAAGCACTCTGCTGATGAGGAGGTGAAAGCAGAGGAAGCAAAGGCCGAGGAAGGAGGTGCAGAGAATGCTGCTCCTGAGGGCCAAGTGGAAAGTTCCACCGTCGGCAATGGTGAAGACACAGCCAAAACAGAAGAAAACGGTTCTGCTTCGGCGAGCAGTGAGCCCGTCAAGACCAAAAAGCGCTTCTCCTTTAAGAAACCATTCAAACTTAGTGGCTTCTCTTTTAAGAAGAGCGCTAAAAAGGATGCTGAAGGTGGAGaggcggcagcagcagcagctgtggaGAATGGTGAACCGAAGAAGGATGCTGAACCAGAATCTGAGGAGGCCAAGCCTGAGGCCTCCAGCGACGAGAACAAGACGGAGGCTCCAGCTGAGGAACCGAAAGCTGAGGAGCCAGCtgaaaacaaagaagaaaaaccATCCAGTGAGGTAGCCGAAGAGAAGCCAGCTGAGGAGAAGCAAGCCGAGGCTGCTCCTCAGGAACCAGCAGCCGCAGAGAGCTCAGATGCCCCAGCCACTGCCACAGAGTAA
- the LOC113060715 gene encoding tyrosine-protein kinase fyna-like, with amino-acid sequence MGCVQCKDKEATKLTDDRETSVSQHAGYRYGADPTPQHYPSFGVTTIPNYNNFHAPVSQGVTVFGGVNSSSHSGTLRSRGGTGVTLFVALYDYEARSEDDLSFRKGEKFQILNSTEGDWWEARSLTTGGTGYIPSNYVAPVDSIQAEDWYFGKLGRKDAERQLLSNGNPRGTFLIRESETTKGAYSLSIQDWDESKGDHVKHYKIRKLDNGGYYITTRAQFETLQQLVHHYSARAAGLCCRLIVPCHKGMPRLADLSVKTKDVWEIPRESLQLIKRLGNGQFGEVWMGTWNGNTKVAVKTLKPGTMSPESFLEEAQIMKKLRHDKLVQLYAVVSEEPIYIVTEYMSKGSLLDFLKDGEGRGLKLPNLVDMAAQVAAGMAYIERMNYIHRDLRSANILVDDSLVCKIADFGLARLIEDNEYTARQGAKFPIKWTAPEAALYGRFTIKSDVWSFGILLTELVTKGRVPYPGMNNREVLEQVERGYRMPCPQDCPSSLHELMLQCWKRDPEERPTFEYLQAFLEDYFTATEPQYQPGDNL; translated from the exons ATGGGCTGTGTGCAATGCAAGGACAAAGAGGCAACAAAACTTACAGACGACAGAGAAACTAGCGTCTCACAGCATGCAGGATATCGATATGGGGCTGATCCAACACCTCAGCACTACCCCAGCTTTGGAGTCACCACTATACCCAACTACAATAACTTCCATGCACCTGTCAGTCAAGGAGTGACAGTGTTTGGGGGAGTGAACTCTTCTTCACACTCAGGAACGCTACGATCCCGGGGTGGAACAG GAGTAACACTCTTTGTAGCACTTTATGATTATGAGGCAAGGTCAGAGGATGACCTCAGCTTCAGGAAAGGGGAAAAGTTCCAGATTCTAAATAGCAC GGAAGGAGACTGGTGGGAGGCGCGCTCTCTCACTACAGGTGGAACAGGATACATACCCAGTAATTATGTGGCTCCAGTAGACTCCATACAGGCAGAAGA TTGGTATTTTGGAAAACTTGGCCGTAAAGATGCAGAACGACAGCTGTTGTCAAATGGAAATCCCAGAGGCACTTTCCTTATAAGGGAGAGTGAGACCACCAAAG GAGCATATTCATTGTCCATACAGGACTGGGATGAAAGTAAAGGCGACCATGTGAAACACTACAAGATCCGCAAACTGGACAATGGAGGATATTATATCACCACTAGAGCTCAATTTGAAACACTCCAGCAGCTTGTGCACCATTATTCTG CCCGGGCTGCAGGACTTTGTTGCCGTTTAATAGTCCCATGCCATAAGGGCATGCCCCGCCTTGCTGACCTGTCTGTCAAAACCAAAGATGTATGGGAGATCCCACGGGAGTCACTTCAGCTCATCAAACGATTGGGGAATGGACAGTTTGGAGAGGTCTGGATGG GCACTTGGAATGGCAATACTAAAGTGGCAGTGAAGACCTTGAAACCAGGCACAATGTCCCCCGAGTCGTTCCTGGAGGAGGCTCAGATAATGAAGAAACTGAGGCACGACAAGCTAGTGCAGCTTTATGCGGTCGTCTCTGAAGAACCCATCTACATTGTGACAGAATATATGAGCAAAG GAAGCCTGCTGGATTTCTTGAAGGATGGTGAAGGACGTGGGCTTAAATTGCCAAATTTAGTGGACATGGCCGCTCAG GTTGCTGCAGGCATGGCTTACATTGAAAGGATGAACTACATTCACAGAGATCTCCGGTCTGCCAACATACTTGTTGATGACAGCTTAGTCTGCAAGATTGCAGATTTTGGACTGGCCAGACTAATAGAGGACAATGAATACACAGCACGACAAG GTGCCAAGTTCCCAATCAAGTGGACGGCTCCAGAGGCAGCACTCTACGGAAGGTTTACCATCAAGTCAGACGTGTGGTCATTTGGAATACTACTCACAGAGCTGGTCACCAAAGGACGCGTGCCCTATCCAG GCATGAACAACCGAGAAGTCTTGGAGCAAGTAGAGCGTGGTTACAGGATGCCCTGTCCCCAGGACTGTCCCAGTTCCCTGCACGAGCTCATGCTCCAATGCTGGAAGCGGGATCCCGAGGAGCGGCCCACCTTTGAGTATCTACAAGCCTTCCTGGAGGATTACTTCACTGCCACTGAACCACAGTACCAACCCGGGGACAACCTCTAA